A window of the Chloroflexota bacterium genome harbors these coding sequences:
- a CDS encoding DUF1501 domain-containing protein, giving the protein MQLTRRQFLTSTAVVTAGSVLLPAVFRRAGVAALVDPPAGEDAKKRTRTLVVVQMAGGNDGLNTVVPYKESLYQSYRPGLALQQNEVIPLTDDISLHGSMTKFKELWDAGLLAVVQGVGYPSPTFSHFSAMDIWQTADPTLKLRTGWLGRYLEKLDRKSAAAFEGMAVGGVLPKEFQSSIPLPLIESVNAYRIQTDGLTADRSSRRIKALTTLYSSFPKDIPYSLLLDGTMSSMVESTTKLQTANAAYRPGVTYPNNSLAAGLRLIATAIDAGLGVRVAHISLGGFDTHSAQRGTQQRLLQQLADAIAAFYSDLREHGRDEDVVVMTWSEFGRRAKGNGSAGTDHGSAGPMFIVGAKVQGGVYGERPSLSNLDADNLRFTTDFRSVYATVLQEWMGTSPDVSLGTTAFAPLKMIGSAPNPLRPLPRPIVPGMATSTPMTATPAPR; this is encoded by the coding sequence ATGCAGCTCACCAGGAGACAATTCCTCACATCTACAGCAGTAGTTACCGCCGGATCGGTGCTGCTCCCGGCTGTTTTCAGGCGTGCAGGTGTTGCGGCGCTGGTTGACCCGCCCGCTGGGGAGGATGCGAAGAAGCGAACGAGGACGCTAGTGGTTGTGCAGATGGCGGGCGGGAACGATGGCTTGAACACCGTCGTTCCGTATAAGGAATCGCTCTATCAGTCCTATCGCCCGGGGCTTGCGCTTCAGCAGAATGAGGTTATCCCGCTTACGGATGATATCTCGCTGCATGGGAGCATGACCAAGTTCAAGGAGCTTTGGGATGCCGGGCTTCTGGCAGTGGTCCAGGGTGTGGGCTACCCGAGCCCCACCTTTTCGCACTTCAGCGCGATGGATATATGGCAGACGGCCGATCCGACGCTGAAGCTGCGCACCGGCTGGCTTGGCCGTTATCTTGAGAAACTCGATAGGAAATCCGCAGCGGCTTTTGAAGGCATGGCCGTAGGAGGAGTGCTGCCCAAGGAGTTCCAGTCTTCCATCCCGCTCCCGCTCATCGAAAGCGTGAACGCCTACCGCATCCAGACGGACGGGCTGACCGCCGATCGATCGAGCCGCCGCATCAAGGCGCTGACGACTCTATACAGTTCATTCCCCAAGGATATCCCGTACTCCCTCCTTCTGGACGGCACGATGAGCTCGATGGTGGAGAGCACGACGAAGCTGCAAACGGCGAACGCCGCCTATCGTCCCGGGGTCACCTATCCCAACAATTCGCTGGCCGCCGGTCTGCGGCTGATCGCCACCGCCATAGACGCAGGGCTTGGCGTGCGCGTGGCGCATATCTCCTTGGGCGGCTTCGATACGCATTCAGCACAGCGGGGCACCCAGCAACGGCTCTTGCAGCAGCTTGCTGACGCCATCGCCGCTTTCTACAGCGACCTCCGAGAGCACGGGCGAGATGAGGATGTGGTGGTGATGACGTGGTCCGAGTTCGGCAGGCGCGCGAAGGGCAATGGAAGCGCTGGGACGGACCATGGCTCAGCCGGGCCGATGTTTATCGTGGGCGCGAAGGTACAGGGCGGCGTGTACGGCGAGAGACCCAGTTTGAGCAATCTTGACGCCGATAATCTGCGCTTCACGACGGACTTCAGGTCCGTCTATGCCACAGTGCTGCAGGAGTGGATGGGCACATCGCCCGATGTCTCACTCGGCACGACGGCGTTTGCCCCGCTGAAGATGATCGGCAGCGCCCCGAATCCCCTGAGGCCGCTTCCACGGCCTATTGTCCCCGGCATGGCGACGTCTACGCCGATGACCGCTACCCCTGCCCCAAGGTAG
- the corA gene encoding magnesium/cobalt transporter CorA: protein MPLTAFYLAPDSTLQKNLTEAEVKAAFESKRGLLWVDITSTDQRDARFLESVFKFHRLAIEDCVDPLVHPPKIDDFEEYLFIIVHGINHQAESEVVETTELEIFLGPHFVVSNHNFAMMSVDGVRRRADEDGRPMRYGAQFLTHALIDAVMDNVMPTIDRMAEVAEKIEEAIVDNPDRATLDTIIALRRSTLRIHRVMAPQREVLNRMSRGEFPIVSAETEFYYRNVYDHIVRIEDLNQTLRERADTALSSYYLAVAYRQNEIVKVLSLIAAVFLPLNLIAGIYGMNLVLPGEHFTWAFYLLLGIMILVGVGTVAWFVYRGWFNFQWFLWEREPPSLLRLFKVEPKHLKRMGETRLHTPNGPDRPPAAQPREQNPKPPLDG from the coding sequence ATGCCCCTCACCGCCTTTTACCTCGCCCCGGATTCGACGCTCCAGAAAAACCTCACTGAAGCTGAGGTCAAGGCCGCCTTCGAATCGAAGCGGGGCCTGCTCTGGGTTGATATCACCAGCACCGACCAGCGCGATGCCCGCTTCCTGGAAAGCGTCTTCAAGTTCCATCGCCTAGCCATTGAGGACTGCGTTGACCCCTTGGTCCACCCGCCCAAGATCGACGACTTCGAGGAATATCTATTCATCATCGTCCACGGCATCAACCACCAGGCGGAGTCGGAAGTTGTGGAGACAACGGAGCTTGAGATCTTTCTCGGGCCGCACTTCGTCGTCAGCAACCACAACTTTGCGATGATGAGCGTTGACGGCGTCCGCCGCCGCGCCGATGAAGACGGCCGCCCCATGCGCTATGGTGCGCAATTCCTCACCCACGCCCTTATAGATGCCGTCATGGATAACGTGATGCCCACCATTGACCGGATGGCTGAGGTGGCGGAGAAGATCGAAGAGGCCATCGTGGACAACCCGGATCGGGCAACGCTGGACACCATCATCGCCCTTCGCCGTTCTACCCTGCGGATCCACCGTGTCATGGCTCCACAGCGGGAAGTGCTGAATCGCATGAGCCGCGGCGAGTTTCCCATTGTCTCGGCAGAGACGGAGTTCTACTACCGCAACGTCTATGACCACATCGTGCGCATAGAAGACCTGAACCAGACCCTTCGGGAGCGCGCAGATACCGCCCTCTCGTCCTACTACCTCGCTGTGGCCTACCGCCAAAACGAGATCGTGAAGGTCCTCTCCTTGATCGCCGCCGTCTTCCTTCCCCTGAACCTCATCGCCGGCATCTACGGGATGAATCTTGTCCTGCCCGGTGAGCATTTCACGTGGGCATTCTATCTGCTCCTGGGTATCATGATCCTGGTGGGCGTAGGAACCGTGGCATGGTTCGTCTATCGGGGATGGTTCAATTTCCAGTGGTTCCTTTGGGAGCGTGAACCGCCGTCTCTGCTACGCCTCTTCAAGGTCGAGCCGAAGCATTTGAAGCGCATGGGGGAGACTCGATTGCACACCCCCAACGGGCCGGATCGCCCGCCTGCGGCGCAGCCCCGCGAGCAGAACCCCAAGCCGCCGCTAGACGGCTAG
- a CDS encoding response regulator: MSAAQKTILLAEDEEGIRVVLDAIFGRDKRYRLLYAKDGEEALAIAQKELPDLLLTDIVLPRRDGKDLCRALKTNPVTRHIKVLLFSALDQEAGKAAATASGADGFVAKPFSPRALQGLVAELLAVN; this comes from the coding sequence ATGAGCGCCGCGCAAAAGACGATCCTCCTTGCGGAAGACGAGGAAGGCATCCGTGTGGTGCTGGACGCCATCTTCGGCCGGGATAAGCGCTACCGTCTCCTCTATGCAAAAGACGGCGAAGAGGCCCTGGCCATCGCCCAGAAGGAGTTGCCGGACCTCCTGCTCACGGACATCGTGTTGCCGCGCAGGGATGGCAAAGACCTCTGCCGTGCGCTCAAGACCAACCCCGTCACCCGCCATATCAAGGTCTTGCTCTTTAGCGCCCTCGACCAGGAAGCGGGGAAAGCTGCAGCGACAGCCTCAGGGGCAGACGGGTTTGTCGCCAAACCTTTCAGCCCTCGGGCGCTTCAGGGCCTCGTGGCGGAACTCCTCGCCGTCAACTGA
- a CDS encoding HAMP domain-containing protein, translating to MVSAAASTYVNCVILKASRAPYLKCKTPNEPSPLDPVQPQSRRAPKDAGGHVLVAVVPLSVALLASSLVLEDREEANAKERLANIADLSSAEVQRWLFIGRQELTALAASSPTNRKDFPPELKEEIFRILKQNFKTFEHVYILDLQGNILASEPKPPPIQQWRDLEVYTSTVSGQPSLSQAIYDPQAKTASYIFTVPVLENGRQWGVLAATLVDSPQEQFATGIQTEDNFAFVIEGNGLIIGHSDREKLGEIWTTGKELYMEDIQKARWVTDQGKRLLCVQRPIVISGKVGTPWRAVACSSESNVFSALPSARGVIRFSLLGSLALAIVTGTLLSRGITEPLKKLARSAKQIQSGRLDHRAEVIGGDEIADLAVSFNKMTDTLKSQIEEIRREREMLDAIQSSMVEGLAIIDESARVLYVNNAALTIFGLKASQIIGQPLDAIIDRSRSAFEPKNAEALLFDAVHGRKPLPVQLEVTVLRPERKSIVISIFDIFSELLPKSRGLLFRDVTEERDLVRRRDEFVSVASHELRTPLTTIIAFTELLLDSEDKGKVPSEWVERMRADAQRLAAIVDDLLDVSRLRAGKIVMRLQQVSVVDAVREAIATSHATDESHPVSINIPDNLPTVLADKSKFGQVLTNLLQNAVKYSPTGRNVTVSAQSHPDTKHVVIAVSDQGIGIAPEDQKTLFTPFHRVQRSETVGIRGTGLGLYIVKEYVTLMNGEVWVESELNKGSTFYIALPTEDPNLEQPV from the coding sequence ATGGTGTCAGCGGCGGCGTCCACTTATGTAAATTGCGTTATCCTTAAGGCATCCAGAGCGCCATACCTGAAGTGTAAGACGCCGAATGAACCTTCCCCGCTGGATCCCGTTCAGCCCCAAAGCAGGCGTGCTCCCAAAGATGCTGGGGGTCATGTCCTCGTCGCAGTCGTACCGCTCAGCGTCGCGCTTCTGGCATCGAGCCTTGTGCTCGAAGATCGCGAAGAGGCGAATGCCAAAGAGCGCCTTGCGAACATCGCTGATTTGAGTTCAGCCGAAGTTCAGCGATGGCTCTTCATCGGACGTCAGGAGCTGACCGCCCTCGCCGCCTCCTCGCCAACCAATCGCAAGGACTTCCCTCCTGAGTTGAAAGAGGAGATTTTCAGGATCCTCAAACAAAATTTCAAGACTTTCGAGCACGTCTATATCCTTGACCTCCAGGGAAATATCCTGGCCTCCGAACCAAAACCTCCGCCGATACAACAATGGCGAGACCTGGAGGTCTACACCTCCACCGTCTCCGGCCAGCCCTCCCTCTCCCAAGCGATTTACGATCCGCAGGCTAAGACTGCCTCCTATATCTTCACCGTGCCCGTGCTGGAGAACGGAAGACAGTGGGGTGTCCTTGCCGCAACGCTTGTTGATAGCCCGCAAGAGCAGTTCGCTACAGGCATCCAAACGGAAGACAACTTCGCCTTTGTCATAGAGGGCAATGGGCTCATCATCGGCCACTCAGATCGGGAGAAGCTTGGCGAGATATGGACTACCGGCAAAGAACTCTACATGGAAGATATCCAAAAGGCCAGGTGGGTCACGGACCAGGGAAAGCGCCTTTTGTGTGTCCAGCGACCGATAGTAATCAGCGGCAAGGTCGGTACGCCATGGAGGGCCGTGGCCTGCAGTTCAGAGAGCAATGTATTCTCCGCGTTGCCCTCGGCGCGCGGGGTCATCCGTTTCTCTCTTCTCGGCTCCCTGGCTCTTGCCATCGTGACGGGTACGCTGCTGAGCCGAGGCATCACGGAACCGCTGAAAAAGCTGGCGCGTAGCGCCAAGCAGATCCAGAGCGGAAGGTTGGACCACCGCGCCGAGGTTATCGGCGGCGATGAGATCGCGGATCTGGCCGTCTCATTCAACAAGATGACAGACACACTGAAGTCCCAGATCGAAGAGATTCGCCGCGAACGCGAAATGCTGGACGCCATCCAAAGCAGCATGGTAGAGGGTCTTGCCATCATCGATGAATCAGCGCGGGTGCTCTATGTGAACAACGCGGCGCTAACGATCTTTGGGCTGAAGGCCAGTCAGATCATCGGCCAGCCATTGGACGCGATCATCGATCGCAGCCGCAGCGCCTTTGAGCCCAAGAATGCTGAAGCGCTCCTCTTCGATGCCGTGCACGGCAGGAAGCCCCTGCCGGTTCAGTTGGAGGTGACGGTTCTCCGCCCTGAGCGCAAGTCCATCGTCATCTCCATCTTTGACATCTTCAGCGAACTGCTGCCCAAGAGCCGCGGCTTGCTCTTCCGCGACGTGACTGAAGAGCGCGATCTTGTTCGCAGGCGCGATGAGTTCGTCTCGGTCGCCTCCCACGAACTCCGCACGCCCCTCACAACCATCATCGCCTTCACCGAGCTTCTGCTGGACAGCGAAGACAAGGGAAAAGTGCCCTCCGAATGGGTTGAACGCATGCGGGCCGATGCGCAGCGCCTGGCCGCCATCGTGGATGACTTGCTGGACGTCTCGCGCCTCAGGGCGGGGAAAATCGTCATGCGCCTCCAGCAGGTGTCGGTTGTGGACGCTGTGCGAGAGGCCATCGCCACGTCTCACGCCACGGATGAAAGCCATCCAGTCTCGATCAACATCCCGGACAACCTCCCTACCGTCCTTGCAGACAAGAGCAAATTTGGGCAAGTGCTGACAAACCTGCTCCAGAACGCCGTCAAGTACAGCCCCACAGGTAGGAACGTCACGGTCTCAGCGCAGTCCCACCCTGATACAAAACACGTCGTCATCGCCGTTTCCGACCAAGGCATTGGCATCGCGCCGGAAGACCAAAAGACGCTGTTTACGCCCTTCCACCGTGTGCAACGCTCAGAGACTGTAGGCATCCGTGGGACCGGTCTAGGCCTCTACATCGTCAAAGAGTATGTCACGCTGATGAACGGTGAGGTCTGGGTGGAAAGCGAGCTGAATAAGGGCTCCACCTTCTACATCGCACTCCCCACGGAGGACCCAAACCTGGAGCAGCCGGTATGA
- a CDS encoding MarC family protein, with protein MDPFGKEFLLAFFPLLVAIDAIGTVPILLGILESASPQQRRRAINIALLTAMAVGLAFLFLGHALLRFLDIEVGHFAIAGGIVLLAIALGELVGTGFLRQQPPDVRELAAVVPIGTPLTAGPGTLATLLVLTDQYSYGIVVSAFVVNIVIAWIIFTFGTTIARFLGKGGLRASSKIAALLLAAIAVRLAVTGIKESFAI; from the coding sequence ATGGACCCCTTCGGGAAGGAATTCCTCCTCGCATTCTTCCCCCTTTTGGTCGCCATTGACGCCATCGGCACGGTCCCCATCCTCCTCGGCATCCTAGAGTCGGCCTCCCCGCAACAGCGGCGAAGGGCCATCAACATCGCGCTTCTGACCGCCATGGCCGTCGGCCTCGCCTTCCTCTTCCTGGGCCACGCCCTCTTGCGCTTCCTGGACATCGAAGTGGGTCACTTCGCTATCGCAGGCGGCATTGTCCTGCTTGCCATAGCGTTGGGCGAGCTTGTGGGGACCGGCTTCCTTCGCCAGCAGCCGCCTGATGTGCGCGAGCTTGCCGCCGTTGTGCCCATCGGGACGCCCCTCACCGCCGGGCCCGGGACCCTCGCCACCCTCCTCGTGCTGACCGACCAGTACTCCTACGGAATCGTCGTCTCCGCCTTTGTGGTCAATATCGTCATCGCCTGGATCATCTTCACCTTCGGAACTACCATCGCCCGCTTCCTCGGGAAAGGAGGCCTGCGCGCCTCTTCCAAGATAGCGGCTCTGCTCCTAGCCGCCATCGCCGTGCGGCTTGCGGTGACGGGCATCAAGGAGAGCTTCGCGATCTAG
- a CDS encoding alpha-1,4-glucan--maltose-1-phosphate maltosyltransferase, with translation MEKKPSRPQHPGSTLGRTRVVIEGVEPEIDGGDFAIKRVIGEDVAVEADVFADGHDVLIAMLFHRKEQTATWHRAPMQELGNDRWRAFFQVTELGRYYYTIAAWVDHFATWRRDLQKRLEAGQDVSGDLLEGARLLREAGARAKGKNEETLEKWAERLSSSATPLKTRAEFALDERLAALATRYVDIGHATRYEKELAVVVDRVKARFSTWYEMFPRSAAQEPGRHGTFADVERRLPYIAGMGFDVLYFPPIHPIGKTFRKGKNNTLMAGPDEPGSPWGIGSAEGGHTAIHPQLGDLAGFRRLVAKAEEHGMEIAFDLALQCSPNHPWVKEHPEWFKRRADGSIQYAENPPKKYQDIYPLNFESEAWRDLWEAVKDVVLFWVGHGVRIFRVDNPHTKPFRFWQWLIAEVKSQRPDVIFLAEAFTRPKVMYRLAKVGFTQSYTYFTWRNEKTEIQDYFTELTKSKVREFFRPNLWPNTPDILHEYLQQGRPAAFRVRYALAATLGANCGIYGPAYELCLHKPREPKSEEYLDSEKYEIKHWNLQQQGSISGFIGTVNAIRKHNPALQSDWSLCFHETDSSDVLCYSKASEDGRNVVLTVLNLHPAHVHEGWVHLDLKALGLVEGEPFEVHDLLDGSRYRWQGRRNYFKLDPAQSPAHIFRVTRLPAMEGI, from the coding sequence ATGGAGAAGAAGCCTAGCCGCCCACAGCACCCCGGCTCTACGCTTGGTCGCACACGCGTTGTCATTGAGGGCGTGGAGCCGGAGATTGACGGCGGCGATTTCGCCATCAAGCGGGTTATCGGGGAAGACGTTGCGGTGGAGGCGGATGTCTTTGCCGATGGGCATGACGTGCTTATCGCCATGCTCTTTCACCGCAAGGAGCAGACGGCCACCTGGCACCGCGCGCCGATGCAGGAATTGGGGAACGACCGCTGGCGGGCCTTCTTCCAAGTGACAGAGCTGGGCCGCTACTACTACACCATCGCCGCGTGGGTTGACCACTTTGCCACCTGGCGACGCGACCTGCAGAAGCGCCTTGAGGCGGGGCAGGATGTCTCCGGAGACCTTCTGGAAGGGGCCCGATTGCTGCGAGAAGCAGGCGCGCGGGCCAAAGGAAAGAACGAAGAGACGCTAGAGAAATGGGCGGAACGCCTTTCCTCCAGCGCGACGCCGCTCAAGACCCGCGCCGAGTTTGCCCTTGATGAGCGTCTAGCTGCGCTGGCTACCCGTTATGTCGACATCGGTCACGCCACCAGATATGAGAAGGAGCTGGCGGTGGTGGTGGACCGGGTCAAAGCGCGCTTCAGCACTTGGTATGAGATGTTCCCCCGCTCGGCTGCCCAGGAGCCGGGCCGCCACGGCACCTTCGCCGATGTGGAGAGGCGCCTCCCGTACATCGCAGGGATGGGCTTTGACGTGCTCTACTTCCCACCGATCCATCCTATCGGCAAGACCTTTCGGAAGGGGAAGAACAATACCCTAATGGCGGGACCCGATGAGCCAGGCAGTCCGTGGGGCATCGGCTCGGCTGAAGGCGGCCACACGGCGATCCACCCTCAACTTGGCGATCTTGCGGGCTTTCGCCGTCTGGTTGCAAAGGCTGAAGAGCACGGCATGGAGATCGCTTTTGACCTGGCGCTGCAGTGTTCCCCTAATCATCCCTGGGTAAAAGAGCACCCTGAGTGGTTCAAGCGGCGCGCCGACGGCTCGATACAGTATGCGGAGAACCCGCCAAAAAAATATCAGGACATCTACCCGCTCAACTTCGAATCGGAAGCCTGGCGTGACCTCTGGGAGGCGGTGAAGGACGTTGTTCTCTTTTGGGTGGGCCACGGCGTGCGCATCTTCCGTGTGGACAACCCGCACACTAAGCCCTTTCGTTTTTGGCAGTGGCTCATCGCTGAAGTGAAGAGCCAGCGCCCGGACGTTATCTTTTTGGCAGAGGCCTTCACGCGCCCCAAGGTGATGTATCGCCTGGCGAAGGTAGGGTTCACCCAGTCGTATACCTATTTCACCTGGCGGAACGAGAAGACCGAGATCCAGGACTACTTCACCGAGTTGACGAAGAGCAAGGTTCGAGAATTCTTCCGTCCGAATCTCTGGCCGAACACCCCTGACATCCTGCATGAGTACCTTCAACAGGGCCGCCCCGCAGCCTTTCGCGTCCGCTACGCCCTGGCCGCGACCTTGGGCGCGAACTGCGGCATCTACGGCCCTGCCTATGAGCTATGCCTGCACAAGCCTCGGGAGCCGAAGAGCGAGGAGTATCTTGATTCTGAGAAGTACGAGATCAAGCACTGGAACCTGCAGCAACAGGGCTCCATCAGCGGGTTCATCGGCACAGTGAATGCGATACGCAAGCACAACCCTGCGCTCCAGAGCGATTGGTCGCTGTGTTTCCACGAGACTGATAGCAGCGACGTGCTCTGCTATAGCAAAGCCTCCGAGGATGGGCGCAATGTTGTGCTCACGGTGCTCAACCTGCATCCTGCACATGTTCATGAGGGATGGGTGCATCTGGATCTGAAGGCTTTAGGCCTTGTGGAGGGGGAGCCGTTCGAGGTGCATGATCTCCTCGATGGTTCGCGCTACCGTTGGCAGGGAAGGCGCAACTACTTCAAGCTTGACCCCGCACAGTCCCCGGCGCACATCTTTCGCGTGACACGGCTTCCAGCGATGGAGGGGATCTGA
- the glgP gene encoding alpha-glucan family phosphorylase, translating into MNEDLGAARAPVIAYFSMEVGLESGMPTYSGGMGVLAGDTLRAAADMGVPMVGITLLHRKGYFRQKLTAEGAQSEAPEEWFPEEFLQPLPPRVVVEIEDRHVTVRAWRYMLRGASGHAVPVYFLDTALPENSPWDRTLTDTLYGGDDRYRLAQEVVLGIGGVAVLRALGYQKVSVYHMNEGHSALLTLALLHERTVGKGRPAATKADIEAVRQQCIFTTHTPVRSGHDEFSIGLANEVLGREWSDMLASLGARNHSLNMSHLALFCSRHINGVSMRHRLVAQEMFPGYSLSAITNGVHAVTWMSPPFRRLFDQQFPEWRRDNNCLRHAAGIPLENIQSAHAAAKRDLLDEVDRRTGRRLDPEKLTIGFARRATGYKRADMLFSDEERLRKIVKKAGPIQVIYSGKAHPRDEEGKSLIRRIVDASTELGEAVSVVYVEGYDMAMGKLMCSGTDLWLNTPRKPLEASGTSGMKAALNGVPSLSVLDGWWVEGHVEGVTGWAIGDSWEGQSDDAAEAQSLYGKLESAILPLYYQNPKGYAEVMRSAIALNGSFFNAQRMVRQYVLDAYHTESKI; encoded by the coding sequence ATGAATGAAGATTTGGGCGCCGCTCGGGCGCCCGTGATCGCCTACTTTTCCATGGAAGTCGGCCTTGAGTCTGGGATGCCGACCTACAGCGGGGGGATGGGCGTGCTGGCGGGCGATACTCTTCGCGCCGCCGCCGATATGGGCGTCCCGATGGTGGGAATCACTCTCCTCCATCGCAAGGGCTACTTTCGCCAAAAGCTGACTGCCGAGGGAGCACAATCGGAAGCGCCCGAAGAATGGTTCCCCGAGGAGTTCCTCCAGCCGCTGCCGCCCCGGGTCGTCGTCGAGATCGAGGACCGCCACGTTACCGTCCGCGCGTGGCGATACATGCTTCGCGGCGCGTCCGGTCATGCCGTTCCGGTCTATTTCCTGGACACGGCGCTTCCAGAGAACAGTCCTTGGGACAGGACGCTGACCGATACGCTCTACGGCGGCGATGACCGCTATCGCCTGGCTCAGGAAGTGGTTCTCGGCATCGGGGGCGTTGCTGTGTTACGCGCGCTCGGCTACCAAAAGGTGAGCGTTTATCACATGAACGAAGGACATTCGGCGCTCCTCACGCTGGCGCTGTTGCATGAGCGAACGGTGGGAAAGGGCAGGCCTGCGGCCACGAAGGCGGACATCGAAGCGGTGCGCCAGCAGTGCATCTTTACCACCCACACACCGGTGCGCTCTGGTCATGATGAGTTTTCCATCGGCCTGGCGAATGAGGTGCTCGGCAGAGAGTGGTCGGACATGCTGGCGAGCCTCGGTGCGCGAAACCACTCACTCAATATGAGCCATCTGGCGCTCTTCTGCTCGCGCCATATCAACGGCGTCTCCATGCGCCACCGCCTAGTGGCCCAGGAGATGTTCCCCGGCTACTCCCTCAGCGCCATCACCAACGGTGTCCATGCAGTCACGTGGATGTCACCGCCCTTCCGCCGACTGTTCGATCAGCAATTTCCCGAATGGCGCCGCGACAACAACTGTCTGCGCCATGCCGCGGGGATCCCGCTCGAGAATATCCAATCGGCCCATGCCGCCGCAAAGCGCGACCTGCTGGATGAAGTGGATCGCAGGACCGGTCGGCGCTTGGACCCCGAAAAGCTCACTATCGGCTTCGCCAGGCGCGCGACGGGCTATAAGCGCGCCGACATGCTCTTCAGCGACGAGGAGCGGCTGCGGAAGATCGTGAAGAAGGCCGGGCCGATCCAGGTCATCTACTCAGGGAAGGCCCACCCGCGCGATGAAGAAGGGAAATCGCTCATCCGTCGCATCGTTGATGCTTCGACCGAGTTGGGAGAGGCTGTCTCCGTGGTGTACGTGGAGGGCTATGACATGGCGATGGGGAAGCTGATGTGCTCGGGAACGGATCTCTGGCTGAACACGCCTCGCAAACCGCTCGAGGCCTCCGGCACCAGCGGGATGAAGGCTGCGCTGAACGGCGTGCCGAGCCTGAGCGTACTGGACGGCTGGTGGGTGGAGGGGCATGTGGAGGGCGTCACGGGATGGGCCATCGGCGATAGCTGGGAGGGTCAGAGCGACGATGCCGCGGAGGCGCAATCGCTCTATGGGAAGCTGGAGAGCGCGATTCTGCCGCTCTACTATCAGAATCCGAAGGGCTATGCGGAGGTGATGCGCTCCGCCATCGCGCTCAACGGCTCGTTCTTCAACGCCCAGCGGATGGTGCGCCAATATGTGCTAGACGCCTACCACACGGAATCGAAGATCTAG